TCAACGAAGAGTTCAGAATCCTTGAAGGCGGTATCCTGACTCACGCTCGTAACTTACTGATTAAATCAGGTATGAGTGAAGAGCAGCTTGCTGGCTTTAACACTGAGAAGCTACTAACACAAAGTCTTGCTGATGAAGAGCATCAAGCAGAGCTTGAGCAACTAGCTGCACAGTATGACGAGCTTAAAGCTGACTACGATAAGCGTTTCGAAAACAAGCGTCGTAAGATCACTCAAGGTGATGACCTAGCACCTGGCGTACTTAAGATTGTTAAAGTATACCTAGCTGTTAAACGTCGTATCCAACCTGGTGATAAGATGGCGGGTCGTCACGGTAACAAGGGTGTAATCTCAACTATCGTTCCTGTTGAAGACATGCCTTACGATGATAAAGGTCGTACTGTAGATATCGTACTTAACCCGCTGGGTGTACCATCACGTATGAACATCGGTCAGATCCTAGAAACTCACATGGGTCTAGCTGCTCGTGGTATCGGTGAACGTCTTGAAGAAATGATGAAAGAGCAACGTGAAATTCACGAGCTACGCGAATTCATCAAGAAAGCTTACGAAATCGGTGACTGCCGTCAGAAAGTAGATATTGCTAACTTCTCTGATGATGAAATCCGTCGCTTGGCAGATAACCTTAAAGGTGGTCTTCCAATCGCAACACCAGCATTTGATGGTGCACGTGAAGCTGAAATCAAAGACATGCTAGAGCTTGGTGGTTATCCAAGAAGTGGTCAGGTAACGTTATATGATGGTCGTACTGGTGATGCATTTGAGCGTCAAGTAACAGTAGGCTACATGTACATGCTGAAACTGAACCACCTTGTTGATGACAAGATGCACGCGCGTTCAACAGGTTCTTACAGCCTAGTTACTCAGCAGCCGCTGGGTGGTAAGGCACAGTTCGGTGGTCAGCGTTTCGGTGAGATGGAGGTATGGGCACTAGAAGCATACGGTGCTGCCTACACGCTACAAGAAATGTTGACAGTGAAGTCGGATGACGTTAACGGTCGTACTAAGATGTATAAGAACATCGTAGACGGTAACCACAAGATGGAACCGGGTATGCCTGAGTCGTTCAACGTACTGTTGAAAGAAATCCGCTCGCTAGGTATCAACATCGAGTTGGAAGAAATTTAATCCGACCGCCGCAGTGCGCTGCGGCGTTGCATAACTGCAACCGGACTGAAAAGAATGTAGGGGCAAGCAAGGCTTGCCCTCAAGATTAACCTCCGACAGGAGAGCTAAGGTGAAAGACTTACTTAAGTTTCTGAAGCAACAAAATAAGACCGAAGAATTCGATGCAATTCGCATTGGTCTTGCTTCGCCAGACATGGTGCGTTCATGGTCTTACGGTGAAGTAAAGAAACCTGAGACAATCAACTACCGTACTTTCAAGCCTGAGCGTGATGGCTTATTCTGTGCCCGTATCTTCGGCCCAGTAAAAGATTACGAGTGTTTGTGTGGTAAATACAAGCGCTTGAAGCACCGTGGTGTTATCTGTGAAAAGTGTGGCGTTGAAGTAACGCTAACAAAAGTACGTCGTGACCGTATGGGTCACATCGAGCTGGCTAGCCCAGTTGCGCATATTTGGTTCTTGAAATCACTTCCGTCACGTATCGGCCTAATGCTAGATATGACGCTTCGTGATATCGAGCGCGTACTTTATTTCGAATCATTCGTGGTAACTGAGCCAGGTATGACTACGCTTGAGCGCGGTCAACTACTAGGTGAAGAAGAATACCTAGATGCACTTGAAGAGCACGGTGATGAGTTTGAAGCGAAGATGGGTGCAGAAGCTGTACTTGATCTACTTCGTGACCTAGACCTTGGTCAGTTAATCGCTGAAATGCGTGAAGAGTTGCCAACAATCAACTCTGAAACTAAGCGTAAGAAAATCACTAAGCGTCTTAAACTAATGGAAGCGTTCCACCAATCAGGTAACAACCCTGAGTGGATGGTTATGAGCGTGCTACCGGTTCTTCCACCAGATCTACGTCCGCTAGTACCACTAGACGGCGGTCGTTTTGCGACTTCAGATCTGAACGACCTTTACCGTCGTGTGATCAACCGTAACAACCGTTTGAAGCGTCTTTTAGACCTAGCTGCACCAGACATCATCGTACGTAACGAAAAGCGTATGCTTCAAGAAGCGGTTGATGCGCTACTTGATAATGGTCGTCGTGGCCGTGCAATTACAGGTTCTAACAAGCGTCCACTGAAGTCGCTTGCTGACATGATCAAAGGTAAGCAAGGTCGTTTCCGTCAAAACCTTCTAGGTAAGCGTGTTGACTACTCAGGCCGTTCTGTTATCACCGTTGGTCCTACACTGAAACTACATCAGTGTGGTCTACCTAAGAAGATGGCACTTGAGCTATTCAAGCCATTTATCTACGGTAAACTAGAGCGCCGTGGTATGGCGACAACCATCAAAGCTGCGAAGAAGATGGTTGAGCGTGAAGTACCAGAGGTTTGGGACGTACTAGACGAAGTTATCCGTGAGCACCCGGTTTTACTTAACCGTGCGCCAACACTTCACCGTCTAGGTATCCAAGCATTCGAACCTGTACTTATCGAAGGTAAAGCGATTCACCTGCACCCGCTAGTGTGTGCGGCGTATAACGCTGACTTCGATGGTGACCAAATGGCTGTTCACGTACCACTGACGCTTGAAGCGCAGTTGGAAGCGCGTGCATTAATGATGTCTACCAACAACATCCTAGCACCAGCTAACGGTGAACCAATCATCGTTCCTTCACAGGACGTTGTACTAGGTCTTTACTACATGACTCGCGATCGTATCAACGGTAAAGGTGAAGGCACTGTATTTAAAGATGCTAAAGAAGCTGAAAAAGCATACCGTGTAGGTGCTGCTGAGCTTCACGCTCGTGTTAAAGTGCGTATCACAGAAGTGACTATCGACGAAGAAACACGTGAGCGCGGCACTTTAACTCACCTAGTAGATACGACAGTAGGTCGTGCAATCCTTTCATTGAATATCCCTGAAGGCTTGCCGTTTGAACTGATCAACAAACCACTAGGCAAGAAACAAATTTCTGGTCTTCTTAACGAGTGTTACCGTCGTCTAGGTCTTAAAGATACAGTTATCTTTGCTGACCAAGTGATGTATACCGGTTTCCACTACGCGATGAAGTCAGGTGTTTCTATCGGTATCAATGACATGGTAATCCCACCAACTAAAGGTGAGATCATCGATCGTGCGGAAGCTGAAGTTGCAGAAATCAACCAACAGTTCCAATCAGGTCTTGTAACTGCCGGTGAGAAATACAACAAAGTTATCGATATCTGGTCACGTGTAAACGAAAACCTTTCTCGCGAGATGATGGCTAACCTTTCAAAAGAAACGGTTATCAACGCTGAAGGCAACGAAGAAGAGCAACCGTCATTTAACTCAGTGTTTATGATGGCAGACTCAGGCGCTCGTGGTAGTGCTGCTCAGATCCGTCAGCTAGCGGGTATGCGTGGTCTAATGGCACGTCCAGATGGTTCAATCATCGAAACGCCAATTACAGCGAACTTCCGTGAAGGTCTAAACGTACTACAGTACTTTATCTCGACGCACGGTGCGCGTAAGGGTCTAGCGGATACGGCACTTAAGACAGCGAACTCGGGTTACCTAACTCGTCGTCTAGTAGACGTAGCACAAGATTTGGTTATCAATGAATCAGACTGTGGTACTGAAGAAGGCCTAGTAATGAAGCCGCTAATTGAAGGTGGTGACGTTGTAGAGCCGCTTCGTGAGCGTGTGCTAGGTCGTGTTGTTGCTGAAGACGTGGTTAAGCCAGGTACAACAGAGGTACTGGTTGAACGTAACGTAATGATTGACGAAAAACTGTGTGACCTTCTAGAAGAGCACTCAGTAGACGAAGTTAAAGTACGTTCTGTAATCACCTGTCAAAACGACTTTGGTGTGTGTGCACACTGTTATGGTCGTGACTTGGCACGTGGCCACATCATCAACCCTGGTGAAGCAGTTGGTGTAATCGCGGCACAGTCAATCGGTGAGCCGGGTACACAGCTTACGATGCGTACATTCCACATCGGTGGTGCGGCATCACGAGCTTCTGCAGAGAACAGTGTTCAAGTTAAGAACAATGGTAATCTGAAGCTTCACAATGCGAAGTTTGTAATCAATGCTGATGGCAAAATCGTTATCACGTCTCGTTCAACTGAGATCACGATAATCGATGAGCACGGTCGTGAGAAAGAGCGTTATAAAGTTCCTTACGGTGCAGTATTAACTGTACAAGATGGTGCTGACGTTAAAGGCAACGACATTGTTGCTACTTGGGACCCGCACAGCCACCCAATCATCATTGAACATGAGTCAAAAGTATCGTTCAGCGATATTGATGATTCAAACACTGAAGCACAGACTGATGAATTAACTGGTCTAACACGTGTGGTTGTTAAGGATCTTGCGAAAGTAAACGCGAAAGAGCCTAAACTAATCATTGAGAACGAAGAACGTGGTCTTCAAGAGATCCGTCTACCTTCATTCACAACGATTGAAATCACAGATGGTGCAACAGTACTACCTGGTTCGGTATTGGCTCGTATTCCACAAGAAGGTTCGAAGACTCGTGACATCACGGGTGGTCTACCTCGAGTTGCTGACCTATTCGAAGCGCGTAAGCCAAAAGATCCTGCAATTCTTGCAGAAATCACAGGTACCGTTAGCTTCGGTAAAGAGACGAAAGGTAAGAAACGTCTTGTGATCACACCGGAAGAGGGTGATGCATACGAAGAGATGATCCCGAAATGGCGTCAGCTTAACGTGTTCGAAGGTGAGCAAGTGGCTAAAGGTGAAGTAATCGCCGATGGTCCAGAGTCTCCGCACGACATCCTACGTCTACGTGGTGTTACTGATGTATCTAACTACATCACTAACGAAGTACAAGAAGTATACCGCCTACAGGGCGTAAAGATTAACGATAAGCACATTGAGACTATCGTTCGTCAGATGCTTCGTAAGTGTATCATCCTTGATGGTGGTGACAGTGAGTTCCTAGTAGGCGAGCAAGCTGAAGTTGCACGTGTAAACATCGCTAACCGTGAACTAGAAATGCAAGGTAAGATCCCAGCTAAGTTTGAAATCCAACTAATGGGTATTACTAAAGCGTCACTTGCGACTGAATCGTTTATTTCTGCGGCATCGTTCCAGGAAACAACACGTGTTCTAACCGAAGCTGCGGTTAACGGTAAGAGCGATGAGCTACGTGGTCTGAAAGAAAACGTAATCGTGGGTCGTTTGATCCCTGCGGGTACAGGTTTCGCATACCATGAAGAGCGCATCAACCGTCGTAAGCAAGGTGAAGCAGCTGTTGAAGAGCAAACAGTAAGTGCTGAAGAGGCAACTCAAGCGCTAACAGACGCACTAAACGCTGATTTACTAGGTGGCAACGAATAAGCCTCGCCATTTAGCGAATTAATTGAAAAACCGCTGTGTGAATACAGCGGTTTTTTTATGCCTTTTCAACTCGCTGGTCGAATTGCCATCAAAGCGTCACATCAATATGTATACTGCAACAAAGGTTTTTCAATGCAATCGTCAACTTTTGTTAACTTTCAATAGCTTCGCAGACAAAACCATCTGAATTGCATGCATTTACTTAGCGCTGATGACGACTTTTGGTTGACAGGTTAAACTTTGGTCATTAAAATTCGGCCACCCATTTTAGTCGTTCAAGAAAATTGGATTTGACCTAAATGGTAAGATTTTATTTTTCAGTAGTAATTTATTAATTCAGGAGCTATTTAATGGCAACTATTAACCAGCTAGTGCGTAAGCCACGTCGTAGCAAGGTTACAAAGAGCAACTCAGCTGCTCTTAAAGCTTGTCCACAAAAGCGTGGTGTATGTACTCGTGTATATACAACAACACCTAAGAAACCAAACTCTGCATTACGTAAAGTAGCGCGTGTACGTTTAACTAACGGTTTCGAAGTAACTTCATACATTGGTGGTGAAGGTCACAACCTACAAGAGCACAGTGTAATCCTAATCCGTGGTGGTCGTGTTAAAGACTTACCAGGTGTGCGTTTCCACACTGTTCGTGGTGCACTTGACTGTGCAGGCGTAAACGACCGTAGACAGGCTCGTTCTAAGTACGGTGCAAAACGTCCTAAGGGCTAATGGTTCTCCGTTAGTAAGGCCAAGCACTTAAGTTTTAAATTTTTATATATTGTTTTGGGAATCCGTGTTTAGCACGGACCTGAAGATACCGGAGAAAGAAAATGCCTAGAAGACGCGTAATAGGTCAACGTAAAATTCTTCCAGATCCGAAGTTCGGATCAGAGCTTCTTGCTAAATTCGTTAACGTAGTAATGCTTGACGGCAAGAAATCTACTGCTGAAAAAATCGTATATGGTGCGCTAGACGTGGCTGCTGAAAAATCAGGCAAGTCGCACCTAGAAATCTTTGAATCTGCACTTGATAACGTTCGCCCACAGGTAGAGGTTAAATCTCGCCGTGTTGGTGGTTCAACGTACCAAGTACCAGTTGAAGTACGTCCAGTGCGTCGTAACGCACTAGGTATGCGTTGGTTGGTTGAAGCTGCACGTAAGCGTGGCGAAAAATCAATGGGTCTTCGTCTTGCTCAAGAGATGATCGACGCTGCTGAAAACAAAGGCACTGCGGTTAAGAAACGTGAAGACGTTCACCGTATGGCTGAAGCGAACAAAGCATTCGCTCACTACCGTTGGTAATCTGCTAACACCCTTTAAGAGGATATTATGGCACGGACAACTCCGATTGAGCGCTACCGTAACATTGGTATATGTGCTCACGTAGATGCGGGTAAAACAACTACGACCGAGCGCGTACTTTTCTATACTGGTCTTTCTCATAAGATTGGTGAGGTACACGATGGTGCCGCAACTATGGACTGGATGGAGCAGGAGCAAGAGCGTGGTATCACGATCACTTCTGCTGCAACGACGTGTTTCTGGAAAGGGATGGATGCTCAGTTTGATGAGCATCGTGTAAACATCATCGATACTCCAGGACACGTAGATTTTACTATCGAAGTAGAGCGTTCATTGCGCGTACTTGATGGTGCTGTTGTTGTGTTATGTGCTTCATCAGGTGTGCAACCGCAAACTGAGACCGTTTGGCGTCAGGCAAACAAATACGAAGTACCACGTATGATTTTCGTCAATAAGATGGATCGTACTGGTGCAAACTTCTTGTCTGTTGTTGAACAAGTTAAAAAACGTCTCGGTGCTACACCTGTGCCTATTCAGCTACCAATTGGTGCTGAAGATGAATTTAAAGGTGTTATTGACCTTATCAAGATGAAAGCGATTAACTGGAATGAAGAAGACCAGGGTATGACTTTCAACTATGAAGAGGTCCCTGCAGATCTTCTCGAGCTTGCTGAAGAATGGCGTTCTCATCTAATTGAGAGCGCTGCAGAAGCTTCTGAAGAGCTAATGGAAAAATATCTTGAAGATGGTGAGTTGAGCGAAGAAGAGATTAAATCAGCCCTTCGCCAACGCACATTGGCCAATGAAATTGTGCCAATGACGACAGGTAGTGCATTCAAGAACAAAGGTGTTCAGGCTGTGCTTGACGCTGTGATTGAATTCATGCCTTCGCCTACTGAAGTAAAAGCTATCCAAGGTGTCTTAGAAGACGAAACCGAAGATACGCGTGAAGCTGACGATAATGCACCGTTTGCGGCGCTTGCATTTAAGATCGCAACCGATCCATTCGTTGGCACACTTACTTTCTTCCGAGTTTACTCTGGTAAAGTTAGCCAAGGTGATTCGGTACTAAATCCTGTTAAAGGTAAAAAAGAGCGTTTTGGACGTATTGTTCAAATGCACTCTAACTCACGTGAAGAGATTAAAGAAGTTCATGCGGGTGACATCGCGGCTGCTATCGGCCTAAAAGATGTAACTACTGGTGATACACTTTGTGCTCAAGATGCCCCAATTACGTTAGAACGTATGGAGTTCCCTGAGCCTGTAATCTCAGTCGCAGTAGAACCTAAAACAGTAGCTGACCAAGAAAAAATGGGCGTTGCGCTTGGTAAACTTGCAGCAGAAGATCCTTCATTCCGTGTAGAAACGGACGAAGAATCAGGTCAGACGATTATCTCTGGTATGGGTGAACTTCACTTAGATATCATTGTCGATCGTATGAAGCGTGAGTTTAACGTTGTCTGTAACGTTGGTAAGCCTCAGGTTGCATACCGCGAAACTATCCGAGCTTCTGTTGAAGCTGAAGGTAAGTTTGTGCGTCAATCTGGTGGTCGTGGTCAATATGGTCACGTTTGGTTGAAGCTAGAACCAATGGATGTCTCTGATGATGATGCGCCAATATACGAATTCGTTAACGAAATCGTAGGTGGTACAGTACCAAAAGAGTATATCCCAGCGGTTGATAAAGGTATTCAAGAGCAGATGAAGCAAGGTGTTCTTGCCGGTTATCCGCTATTGGGTGTTAAAGCTACCCTGTTTGATGGCTCGTTCCACGATGTTGACTCAAACGAGATGGCGTTTAAGATCGCAGGTTCGATGGGCTTTAGAAAGGGCGCGCTAGAAGCAAGTCCAGTTCTACTTGAGCCGGTCATGAAAGTAGAAGTAATCACCCCTGAAGAAAACATGGGTGATGTAGTAGGCGACTTAAATCGTCGTCGTGGCATAATTGAAGGCATGGAAGAAGCGTTTGGTGGCTCGAAGCAAATTAATGCTCAGGTTCCGCTTTCTGAAATGTTTGGTTATGCAACAGACTTACGCTCCGCTACACAAGGGCGCGCATCGTACTCTATGGAATTCCTAAAGTATGCTGAAGCGGCTAAAAACGTAGCTGATGCAATAATTGCAGCTCGCGCTGTTAAGTAATTTTAGTTCGGTCCGGTCTTAGGGCTGGACTTTAATTTCTTTATAGGAAATTTGAAAATGGCAAAAGAAAAGTTTGAACGCGTAAAACCGCACGTAAACGTTGGTACTATCGGCCACGTTGACCACGGTAAAACTACACTAACTGCAGCAATCACTAACGTACTTGCAAAAGTATACGGTGGTACAGCAAAAGACTTCGCATCAATCGATAACGCTCCAGAAGAGCGTGAGCGTGGTATCACAATCTCAACTTCACACGTTGAGTATGACACACCAACTCGTCACTATGCACACGTAGACTGTCCAGGACACGCTGACTATGTTAAAAACATGATCACTGGTGCTGCACAGATGGACGGCGCGATCCTAGTAGTTGCTGCTACTGACGGTCCTATGCCTCAAACACGTGAGCACATCCTACTTTCTCGTCAGGTTGGTGTACCTTACATCATCGTATTCATGAACAAATGTGACATGGTTGACGACGAAGAGCTACTAGAGCTAGTAGAGATGGAAGTTCGTGAACTACTTTCAGAGTACGACTTCCCAGGTGATGACCTACCACTAATCCAAGGTTCAGCGCTTAAAGCACTAGAAGGCGAAGAGCAGTGGGAAGCGAAGATCATTGAGCTTGCAGAAGCACTAGATTCTTACATCCCAGAGCCAGAGCGCGACATCGATAAGCCATTCATCATGCCTATCGAAGACGTATTCTCAATCCAGGGTCGTGGTACAGTAGTAACAGGCCGTGTAGAAGCTGGTATCATCAACGTGAACGACGAAGTAGAAATCGTAGGTATCAAAGAAACTACGAAGACAACTTGTACGGGTGTTGAAATGTTCCGTAAGCTTCTAGACGAAGGTCGTGCGGGTGAGAACATCGGTGCACTACTACGTGGTACTAAGCGTGATGAAGTAGAGCGTGGTCAAGTACTATGTAAGCCTGGTTCAATCAAGCCACACACAAAATTCACTTCAGAAGTATACGTACTTTCGAAAGATGAAGGTGGTCGTCACACTCCTTTCTTCAAAGGTTACCGTCCACAGTTCTACTTCCGTACAACAGACGTAACTGGTGACATCCAGCTACCAGACGGCGTAGAAATGGTAATGCCTGGCGACAACATCAAGATGACTGTTGAGCTAATCGTACCAATCGCGATGGACGAAGGTCTACGTTTCGCTATCCGTGAAGGTGGCCGTACAGTAGGTGCTGGTGTTGTAGCAACAATCGAAGAATAATCTTCGTAGCAGCGATTTTATATCGCGACCAGCAAAAAAGGTCGTTCTCTGATAAAGAGTGCGGCCTTTTTTAATGCCTGGTAGCAGCGATTTTATATCGCGACCAATGAAAAGGGTTGTTCTCTGATAGGAGTTACGCCTTTTTTAATGCCTTGTAGCTGCGATTTTATATCGCGACCAACAAAAAGAGTCATTCCTAGCAATTCAATAACTGCTCTGGAACCTTCTTAAGTGATATCTCCACTTATAGAATAGTGCCTCAATCGTGTTGATAACACGCGGTGCTACACATAAACGGTATACAACACCTTTTCTTTGTTCTCTTTTTATACTGTTAAGTGTCTAAAATAAGTATTTCGCTTCATTTTTGCTCGAACAGACGTTTTTTCGCAATTTTCTTTAAAAAAAGGGTTGCACTAAAATTGGAACGCCCTATAATGCGACCCCACTGACACGGGGCGCCACGCTAAAAAGCAAAGCAGCAACGAGTTAGCGTCAAGTAAAACTTAAAATCGAAACTTCTGCTAAAGAAATTAAAAATTAAGTGTTGACAAAAAAATGGGAATGCTTAGAATGCACATCCCTCGAAACGAAGAAGTGTTTCGAAACGTTCTTTAAAAATATGAAGCAATCATCTGTGTGGGCACTCGTACAGGTTGAGTTCTAACAGCAGATTCTAGTTCGCTAGATGACGCAAACAAATTTAGAGTCTCAATGTTTTTTCCTTAAGTGGAAAGTGAGTGACCAACAGCAACAAGTTTACTTGTTGCAGCACAGTCAATTCGATATCTCATCTTTTATTAGGTGAATATCAAAATCAGAATTCATTGAGCATGGTTTGAAGTTTACTTCAAACAAAAAACTTTTAATTGAAGAGTTTGATCATGGCTCAGATTGAACGCTGGCGGCAGGCCTAACACATGCAAGTCGAGCGGTAACATTTCTAGCTTGCTAGAAGATGACGAGCGGCGGACGGGTGAGTAATGCTTGGGAACATGCCTTGAGGTGGGGGACAACCATTGGAAACGATGGCTAATACCGCATAATGTCTACGGACCAAAGGGGGCTTCGGCTCTCGCCTTTAGATTGGCCCAAGTGGGATTAGCTAGTTGGTGAGGTAAAGGCTCACCAAGGCGACGATCCCTAGCTGGTTTGAGAGGATGATCAGCCACACTGGAACTGAGACACGGTCCAGACTCCTACGGGAGGCAGCAGTGGGGAATATTGCACAATGGGCGCAAGCCTGATGCAGCCATGCCGCGTGTGTGAAGAAGGCCTTCGGGTTGTAAAGCACTTTCAGTCAGGAGGAAAGGTTAGTAGTTAATACCTGCTAGCTGTGACGTTACTGACAGAAGAAGCACCGGCTAACTCCGTGCCAGCAGCCGCGGTAATACGGAGGGTGCGAGCGTTAATCGGAATTACTGGGCGTAAAGCGTACGCAGGCGGTTTGTTAAGCGAGATGTGAAAGCCCCGGGCTTAACCTGGGAACTGCATTTCGAACTGGCAAACTAGAGTGTGATAGAGGGTGGTAGAATTTCAGGTGTAGCGGTGAAATGCGTAGAGATCTGAAGGAATACCGATGGCGAAGGCAGCCACCTGGGTCAACACTGACGCTCATGTACGAAAGCGTGGGGAGCAAACAGGATTAGATACCCTGGTAGTCCACGCCGTAAACGATGTCTACTAGGAGCTGGGGTCTTCGGACAACTTTTCCAAAGCTAACGCATTAAGTAGACCGCCTGGGGAGTACGGCCGCAAGGTTAAAACTCAAATGAATTGACGGGGGCCCGCACAAGCGGTGGAGCATGTGGTTTAATTCGATGCAACGCGAAGAACCTTACCTACACTTGACATACAGAGAACTTACCAGAGATGGTTTGGTGCCTTCGGGAACTCTGATACAGGTGCTGCATGGCTGTCGTCAGCTCGTGTTGTGAGATGTTGGGTTAAGTCCCGCAACGAGCGCAACCCCTATCCTTAGTTGCCAGCGATTCGGTCGGGAACTCTAAGGAGACTGCCGGTGATAAACCGGAGGAAGGTGGGGACGACGTCAAGTCATCATGGCCCTTACGTGTAGGGCTACACACGTGCTACAATGGCAGGTACAGAGAGCAGCGAGCTAGCGATAGTGAGCGAATCCCTTAAAGCCTGTCGTAGTCCGGATTGGAGTCTGCAACTCGACTCCATGAAGTCGGAATCGCTAGTAATCGCAAATCAGAATGTTGCGGTGAATACGTTCCCGGGCCTTGTACACACCGCCCGTCACACCATGGGAGTGGGTTGCTCCAGAAGTGGATAGTCTAACCTTCGGGGGGACGTTCACCACGGAGTGATTCATGACTGGGGTGAAGTCGTAACAAGGTAGCCCTAGGGGAACCTGGGGCTGGATCACCTCCTTATACGATTTAGAACTTATTTGTTCGAAGTGTCCACACAGATGATTGTTGATTAGAATTAGAGAACACAAACATTGTTTGGGTCTGTAGCTCAGCTGGTTAGAGCGCACGCCTGATAAGCGTGAGGTCGGTAGTTCAAGTCTACTCAGACCCACCACTTCTTCCCGATGCTGCGTTATTAAGCTCGTCGTTTAGAAAAGACTAAACGTCCTCACTTAATGCCTTGCCTCGAAAAGAAGTTTGGTGAAGAAAAACAATGTTATCCTAGTAATGTGGGGCTATAGCTCAGCTGGGAGAGCGCCTGCCTTGCACGCAGGAGGTCAGCAGTTCGATCCTGCTTAGCTCCACCACTTTACTACTCCTTCTTATAGATAAACACTCTTACTCATGTTCAAGTAACTGAGAGTTTTTAACTCTGAGAAGTAATTCTCTTGCTCTTTAAAAATTTGGAAAAGCTGAAAAATTAAATTCTGATAGATAACGAAAGTTATTTATCGAGTTTTCGAAAGAAAATGCCGATTAATCATTTCGATGATTAATTAGCGTCTACTTTAGTATTCAATATTAACTTCTGGCGAAGTTAAATCAGTCTTTGATTTACAACTTAAAACTATTTTGGGTTGTATGGTTAAGTGACTAAGCGTACACGGTGGATGCCTTGGCAGTTGGAGGCGATGAAGGACGTACTAACTTGCGATAAGCCTAGTCAAGCCAGTAAGAGGCGCTTGAGACTAGGATTTCCGAATGGGGAAACCCACCTGCTTTGCAGGTATCGTTAACTGAATACATAGGTTAACGAGGCGAACGCGGAGAACTGAAACATCTAAGTACCCGTAGGAAAAGAAATCAACCGAGATTCCGAAAGTAGCGGCGAGCGAAATCGGAGCAGCCCTTAAGCTTTAATGTAGTTAGTGGAATATGCTGGAAAGCATGACGAAACAGGGTGATAGTCCCGTACACGACAACTTATTTAAAGTGAAATCGAGTAGGTCGGAGCACG
The sequence above is a segment of the Pseudoalteromonas piscicida genome. Coding sequences within it:
- the fusA gene encoding elongation factor G, with translation MARTTPIERYRNIGICAHVDAGKTTTTERVLFYTGLSHKIGEVHDGAATMDWMEQEQERGITITSAATTCFWKGMDAQFDEHRVNIIDTPGHVDFTIEVERSLRVLDGAVVVLCASSGVQPQTETVWRQANKYEVPRMIFVNKMDRTGANFLSVVEQVKKRLGATPVPIQLPIGAEDEFKGVIDLIKMKAINWNEEDQGMTFNYEEVPADLLELAEEWRSHLIESAAEASEELMEKYLEDGELSEEEIKSALRQRTLANEIVPMTTGSAFKNKGVQAVLDAVIEFMPSPTEVKAIQGVLEDETEDTREADDNAPFAALAFKIATDPFVGTLTFFRVYSGKVSQGDSVLNPVKGKKERFGRIVQMHSNSREEIKEVHAGDIAAAIGLKDVTTGDTLCAQDAPITLERMEFPEPVISVAVEPKTVADQEKMGVALGKLAAEDPSFRVETDEESGQTIISGMGELHLDIIVDRMKREFNVVCNVGKPQVAYRETIRASVEAEGKFVRQSGGRGQYGHVWLKLEPMDVSDDDAPIYEFVNEIVGGTVPKEYIPAVDKGIQEQMKQGVLAGYPLLGVKATLFDGSFHDVDSNEMAFKIAGSMGFRKGALEASPVLLEPVMKVEVITPEENMGDVVGDLNRRRGIIEGMEEAFGGSKQINAQVPLSEMFGYATDLRSATQGRASYSMEFLKYAEAAKNVADAIIAARAVK
- the rpoC gene encoding DNA-directed RNA polymerase subunit beta', yielding MKDLLKFLKQQNKTEEFDAIRIGLASPDMVRSWSYGEVKKPETINYRTFKPERDGLFCARIFGPVKDYECLCGKYKRLKHRGVICEKCGVEVTLTKVRRDRMGHIELASPVAHIWFLKSLPSRIGLMLDMTLRDIERVLYFESFVVTEPGMTTLERGQLLGEEEYLDALEEHGDEFEAKMGAEAVLDLLRDLDLGQLIAEMREELPTINSETKRKKITKRLKLMEAFHQSGNNPEWMVMSVLPVLPPDLRPLVPLDGGRFATSDLNDLYRRVINRNNRLKRLLDLAAPDIIVRNEKRMLQEAVDALLDNGRRGRAITGSNKRPLKSLADMIKGKQGRFRQNLLGKRVDYSGRSVITVGPTLKLHQCGLPKKMALELFKPFIYGKLERRGMATTIKAAKKMVEREVPEVWDVLDEVIREHPVLLNRAPTLHRLGIQAFEPVLIEGKAIHLHPLVCAAYNADFDGDQMAVHVPLTLEAQLEARALMMSTNNILAPANGEPIIVPSQDVVLGLYYMTRDRINGKGEGTVFKDAKEAEKAYRVGAAELHARVKVRITEVTIDEETRERGTLTHLVDTTVGRAILSLNIPEGLPFELINKPLGKKQISGLLNECYRRLGLKDTVIFADQVMYTGFHYAMKSGVSIGINDMVIPPTKGEIIDRAEAEVAEINQQFQSGLVTAGEKYNKVIDIWSRVNENLSREMMANLSKETVINAEGNEEEQPSFNSVFMMADSGARGSAAQIRQLAGMRGLMARPDGSIIETPITANFREGLNVLQYFISTHGARKGLADTALKTANSGYLTRRLVDVAQDLVINESDCGTEEGLVMKPLIEGGDVVEPLRERVLGRVVAEDVVKPGTTEVLVERNVMIDEKLCDLLEEHSVDEVKVRSVITCQNDFGVCAHCYGRDLARGHIINPGEAVGVIAAQSIGEPGTQLTMRTFHIGGAASRASAENSVQVKNNGNLKLHNAKFVINADGKIVITSRSTEITIIDEHGREKERYKVPYGAVLTVQDGADVKGNDIVATWDPHSHPIIIEHESKVSFSDIDDSNTEAQTDELTGLTRVVVKDLAKVNAKEPKLIIENEERGLQEIRLPSFTTIEITDGATVLPGSVLARIPQEGSKTRDITGGLPRVADLFEARKPKDPAILAEITGTVSFGKETKGKKRLVITPEEGDAYEEMIPKWRQLNVFEGEQVAKGEVIADGPESPHDILRLRGVTDVSNYITNEVQEVYRLQGVKINDKHIETIVRQMLRKCIILDGGDSEFLVGEQAEVARVNIANRELEMQGKIPAKFEIQLMGITKASLATESFISAASFQETTRVLTEAAVNGKSDELRGLKENVIVGRLIPAGTGFAYHEERINRRKQGEAAVEEQTVSAEEATQALTDALNADLLGGNE
- the rpsL gene encoding 30S ribosomal protein S12, producing MATINQLVRKPRRSKVTKSNSAALKACPQKRGVCTRVYTTTPKKPNSALRKVARVRLTNGFEVTSYIGGEGHNLQEHSVILIRGGRVKDLPGVRFHTVRGALDCAGVNDRRQARSKYGAKRPKG
- the rpsG gene encoding 30S ribosomal protein S7, whose product is MPRRRVIGQRKILPDPKFGSELLAKFVNVVMLDGKKSTAEKIVYGALDVAAEKSGKSHLEIFESALDNVRPQVEVKSRRVGGSTYQVPVEVRPVRRNALGMRWLVEAARKRGEKSMGLRLAQEMIDAAENKGTAVKKREDVHRMAEANKAFAHYRW